Proteins encoded in a region of the Pseudomonas viciae genome:
- a CDS encoding DUF3995 domain-containing protein, translated as MTLLLARTLVAVFATISLIHLYWALGGRWAALAVVPQVPVKQGGALRPAFDPSGWLTLLVALALLMIALLVCLRVGLLAQPVTHRALQWLISAIALLMFARAIGESELVGFFKEVKGSTFARLDTWVYSPLCVVLGAGLLTVAWA; from the coding sequence ATGACGCTTTTATTAGCACGGACGCTGGTCGCAGTGTTTGCGACCATCAGCTTGATTCATTTGTATTGGGCCCTGGGTGGGCGATGGGCAGCCCTGGCGGTGGTGCCTCAGGTGCCAGTGAAGCAAGGGGGGGCGTTGCGACCGGCGTTCGACCCCTCGGGCTGGCTGACCTTGTTGGTGGCTCTGGCGCTGCTGATGATTGCGCTGCTGGTGTGCCTACGAGTCGGCCTGCTGGCGCAGCCGGTCACCCATCGGGCATTGCAATGGCTGATCAGCGCGATCGCCTTGCTGATGTTCGCCCGGGCCATTGGCGAGTCGGAGCTGGTGGGCTTCTTCAAGGAGGTCAAGGGCTCGACTTTCGCCAGGCTCGACACCTGGGTCTATTCGCCGTTGTGCGTGGTGCTTGGGGCTGGGTTGTTGACGGTGGCGTGGGCTTGA
- a CDS encoding ABC transporter substrate-binding protein, producing MKRVRQWLAAWATFAVLVSPLPASAAAAPIHFADLNWESGSLITDILRIIVEKGYGLATDTLPGTTITLETALANNDIQVIGEEWAGRSPVWVKAEAEGKVIALGDTVKGATEGWWVPEYVIKGDPAKGIKPLAPDLRSVEDLARYKHVFKDPESPDKGRFLNSPIGWTSEVVNKQKLKAYGLSGSYVNFRSGSGAALDAEISSSIRRGKPILFYYWSPTPLLGRFKLVQLQEPPFDAEAWKTLTDADNPNPKPTRSLASKLSIGVSAPFQKQYPDIAEFFSKVDLPIEPLNKALAEMSEKHTPPREAAEAFLKAHPQVWQAWLPKDVADKVSAGL from the coding sequence ATGAAACGAGTTCGACAGTGGTTGGCTGCCTGGGCCACCTTCGCTGTGTTGGTTTCGCCACTCCCGGCGTCAGCCGCTGCAGCGCCGATCCACTTCGCTGACTTGAACTGGGAAAGCGGCAGCCTGATCACCGATATCCTGCGGATCATCGTCGAAAAGGGCTATGGGCTTGCGACCGACACATTGCCGGGTACCACCATTACCCTGGAAACCGCCCTGGCCAATAACGACATACAGGTGATCGGTGAAGAGTGGGCCGGGCGCAGCCCGGTGTGGGTCAAGGCCGAGGCCGAAGGCAAGGTGATTGCCCTGGGCGATACGGTCAAGGGGGCGACCGAAGGCTGGTGGGTGCCGGAATACGTGATCAAGGGCGACCCGGCCAAGGGCATCAAGCCCCTGGCACCGGACCTGCGCAGCGTTGAAGACCTGGCGCGCTACAAGCACGTGTTCAAGGACCCGGAAAGCCCCGACAAGGGGCGCTTCCTCAACAGCCCCATCGGCTGGACGTCCGAAGTGGTCAACAAACAGAAACTCAAGGCCTATGGCCTGTCCGGCAGCTATGTGAATTTCCGCAGCGGCTCGGGGGCGGCGCTGGATGCGGAAATCAGCTCGTCGATCCGCCGGGGCAAGCCGATCCTGTTTTATTACTGGTCGCCCACGCCGTTGCTCGGACGTTTCAAGCTGGTGCAACTGCAAGAGCCGCCGTTCGATGCGGAGGCCTGGAAAACCCTGACCGACGCCGACAACCCCAACCCGAAGCCGACCCGTTCACTGGCCTCGAAGTTGTCGATTGGCGTCTCCGCGCCGTTCCAGAAGCAATACCCGGACATTGCCGAGTTCTTCAGCAAGGTCGACCTGCCTATCGAACCGTTGAACAAGGCCCTGGCCGAGATGAGCGAAAAGCACACGCCACCGCGCGAAGCCGCCGAGGCGTTCCTCAAGGCCCATCCACAGGTCTGGCAGGCCTGGTTGCCCAAGGATGTGGCCGATAAGGTCTCCGCGGGCCTGTAG